ACTTTAGCCCGTATTAGACTTCTAGTTAAGCGCGTATCTCGGAGTTAACcctaactttaaaaataggttaagTCGGGCCGGGGTACTATAGCTTAGCGCCGTATAGGGCCTTagggataataataatataaatcgctttatatatagtagcgGGGGgcgtactattaaaaactttattaagacttttaatatagctagctatagaCCTAGCCTTACTTTAGTAGTTAGcaatatagctataaaaaagcagctttttattaaaagtaatacctagctactttataatacccttctCGTATAgtttaatctctttattactataataaatagggggggggggcgataTCTCCGGCCCTCGGTAAGGTCTACTTCGTAAGATAAAGGACTTTAGTCTTCTTAAGATTAAACCGAATAGTATTATCCCTACCCTAGGTAATAGTATCGTCTAGAATCTACTATACCCGGGAGGTAGCCTTAGTAAGGTCCCTCTTaacgcttagtattatataattattagtatagccGAATCTAAAGGACTTTgggctaatttaatagatctacttagtatataataaaaagaggataagtaagatcggtaacccctataatagactataaaaaaggggggatataagagtttaatatcctttataataaaccgagGCTTAGCGTAACTAATTAAGGTACtatacctaagtaataatattcttaggcTATCCCTATACCTAGAGCCGattatatagctagttatatagtactaagttaaaggcttttttaatatctatcgtaataataatagtaactagcttcttattaaaaatagcttatatatcgTAGGCTATTACCTTAGCTATATCCGTAGCCGATCGCTTAAGTAGTaccccggctatttataagttaagtacgccttaggtaataataatataaaacatCCTCTTAGCTATAAGGCGCTCTAGCCCCTTTCCTAGGGTCGCTAGGAGTAAGATCGGGCGCTAgcccttataagtacgcATATTCTAGTTaggctttagtattattactaccttagcGTCTTACTAGGCCTTAGGGTAGTACCTAAGTACGAGATAggcttagtaaaagtaacggacgtagttattaatatatagttagtaagcccgtaatattaagactataatattatccgTACTAAGGGTAATATTCCCTACGCTAAGTACTATATCGTCTACTTCgtactaataaatagtaagatcTTAAGGTAATAGCTAACGAGGGTATATCGTAAGGTTAAGATATACGTCGTCCTTTATAGTTATACGCTCTaagagctttttttaaaggaGCATCGCTTTCTTAGTAAGTTCggtaactatattcttaccGTCTTATAGAGGGGGGGATTAGACCTAAGGCCTAGGCCggttctaatttataattcggtatatatccgaatccttcttaataaaagagactattctagcctatataatagccttggccctttatatagtattattatattactaattagctatagctataataagagattaggggTCGGCTACGTATGCCGCTTTAAAACGTCTATTAGCCTTAATATACGATTCGTCTTATTACTTCGTCCccctactctttatataacatagggtaaaaaaggaagtataagtatactaaagtacgttattaaggCTCTCCGTAACTAgatcgaggtcttatatagtatcgtatatagtatatattacttaggttagCTCTCTAACtctctttataaactatagtatattttttagtttaatcctccgcttcttcttttctagctaatacgtattacttaaattaataagaagggggatagttataataagggtattatagtccgatttagtatatatatagctagtaaTCTAGGTCCGGGCTAGGGGGACGTTAGAGATAGCTAAGTCGAGTGCGTTACCcgctttataagtagggaCCCCTACggggtttagtataataaggtagtAGCCGTCTATCTAGTTAGTAAAGTAGTTCTTAGGGGTATATAAGGGGGTccctagttactaattagtataataagagtttagatcccctataataaatagcttttgcGGGGgggtttagtaattaagtattattaatatatactttttattaagggcgcagtagatattaaggatataatacCTTAAGATACGTATTCTAAGTAAGtcttaataagggagctttataatatcgaACGCCGCTAGGTACGGGAGGGTCTAGCGGACGTATATAAAGACCCggggtctattaatagtCGTAGCCTAGCTCTAAACTAGCGAGTATAGGGCGAAGCTAGggtaagatttagtaatattttacggtttacctatactatattatagcttttataataataagatatttacctattcgaatttagtaataataagggcGTAGTTATACTTACGGCCGTTTTTTTATacgttagcttatagtactttaattttagtacgtattaaatacgctagttataaatagttatagagCGCCTACGCGaggcgcttttatatttaccttTACTCTTCCTTTTTAGGGCAGGCTCCTCgtattttaagctatttttagggGGGAGTTTAGAGCCCTATTTTTTAGAGGGGGGGTAGTtgccgctttttaaaatagaatttataatactatttaactttatagtaaataagtaagtttatTCTCGTCCGCTTAGGtagtttttagtattatacgtagctatattaataactatagacccctaaataatatccttagtAAGTCTCTccgctttaatatttataatcttatcctAGAGCTAGGTACTTAGGGACTTTATAGGGTCTAACCTAGGGGCAGGGCTTAGAGAGAGGTCGAGCTTCGTAGCTTACGTATAGAGTTTTCTATTTACTTTACGTaagagttttttttattaagaggtttagtaaataatagtactgTTTTTTTTTAGGGGCGTATAGGGTAGCTCGTATAGTCGCTCGTATATAGCCCTTAGTAGTTTACGTACTAAGGGACGATCGTAGTATAGtcgctattatattttagctttttatagtagtagtagcgttaagttcTAGTATAGTCCTTAGAGCTATGCTAATCTAAGTAGacttagtactacttaggaAGGGGTCGGTaagtgtcggattagaagtctaattcgactgcggtatatagccgactgcgcaggggctaattaggggccctatttacgattatcgtagctagcctaacttacggttagaacctcctttttatacttactacgtagatatttatatagtttaattaatctcttcgttaattacggttcgaaccaactaccctataatagggatactaatagtaagtaagtagctaggCTACTACCGAtctaaaaatactaaagggcCTTTTTGCTAGTTTCGGGaaggatataatataagttatacggTGGCTATTCGTCGGGCTAGAGGTCTAGTAGTAAAGGGGGGTTACCCCCGCTACTATTCTAACCTCGTCCCAGACGTACGTATTAAAGTCGAGGGGTTGCTTATTAAGGCCGGGGATCCGAGTCTTAACGcctctaataatataagtaaactaAATCTCggatcccttaataatagttatattaaagagtttaagtagctaagtatagcGACTAAGTATAGCCTGTCGTACTTTTAGGGTTTTTAGGATAAGTGCGTAACCGGTTAAAAccctagttactaagctaatatttttgCCCTTAAGCGAgcagtttttaataacttctttataaataaactatacctTTACCTAGCGGCGGGGATTCTTAGGGtcgaagtaaataaaaatataggtaTTAGGGGAGAGAAGTGCGTTTCTAgctcccttttataagttatttattatacttaaagcttAAGTTATAAGCCCCTTAggctagtaactaataagacgCTAAGTATAGTAGCTAGAGCTCTAAAAGAGTACTTTAGTAAAAGAGAGGCCCGTCGTAATTCTAtaatttagcttatattaagaggttccGGTAggtagtagctaaggtcttttaaaaagagcctcgagCTCGGtagtatagtagcttatagtaatagcgtaTTTAGAGTTTTttagtaactaaaaagactcttaaatagctataaaggtaatatcctttataaaataaaggctAAATAGACGGGtcctaatcttattaatagtcgtagtcttattaaaacgcGCTCCGTAGTTAGGGGGGggttaagttattattattagtttaagcTAAGTCGTAGTAGTAGACGTATTTAGCTTAGGTCTCGTAgttagaacttttataatcttaggggttataggcgttattttaataaagtccgGAATGcggcgttttttaattagggaCCGTAATAGTATAGACTAGACGATCGTAATAAAGCCCGAGagggtactaaaagtatCTAAAGAGGGCGGTAACCGTAGCAGCGTATAGCGGCCGTCGCCCaagctagttatagttagcataggagaaaaaagggggggggggggggggtagaATAGGCCTTGTTAAGGAGGTTAGTGTAGTAGAGTGGCCCGCACTAACAGTGCGTGCCAAGAAAAAGTATGTAGGAGGAAGGTTCCAATTGAAGTAGATCAGGGGGCCAGATATTTGATTGAGACACCATTGATGCAACATCGAACAACCGCGAGTACTCACTTGAGAGATCTATGGTTGGATTACGTCTTGCCCAAATGCGCAACATTGGAAAGAATAAAAGACACCATCTGACTTTGAACATGGGACTTTAACTTACACAGCGGGCGgcaaattactttatatcaCTGGATTAAACAGCAAGACCATAATTGAATATCCTGCACCAACAGCAAAACACCGTCATGACTTAGGGAGGTTTTGACATGGAGGCTTTATGTATTGTTAGATAAAAAAAATGCACAAGCAGCGAGATGTGACTAGTCCTTCAGCAGTGTGTTCCCAAAAGTATCCATATCTTCCGCATGGAATGTTTGAACCTCAATGGGGATCTCCTTTGTTGTCTTCCTGCAAATGTTAAACGAGCCACATGCTTACAACCTCTCTGCGAATGTCTCCGGCGCAGCCTTTTCGCTGCTACCAGGGGTGATGGTTTGTGGACTTCCCTTTGCCTTGGAGGCACGGAATCGGAATTTAGCCTCGTTCCACCTTTTCCCGAAGCCATAACCTGGGTGGAAGATAGTCAAGCACGAGCATGCTAGTATAATCATGGTTCCGTCGAGGATCATGAACTCAACCTCTTGGTTGGCAAGCTTCCCACCGAAACCCTCGCTGAGCTCAACGGAACGGAAAACAGTTCGTATAAACAAGAATGCTGTTGCACCAAACAGTGCTTCAAACATCGTTAGCTTCATAGATCTGGTTCATGTTGACATCGACCAGGGAACATACCAAACAGGAACAGTTTGTATCTTTTGCTGTTGACCAAATCGGTAAACTCGGGATTCCGCATCTCTGGGTTCTTCTTCACGCGCCAGAGGAATTCGAGGCTGCAGGCAGTGAATGCAAACAGACAAGCAACCTGTATCGACAGGCCGGCCACAAGAATGTTTGTTCCCACATCGATCTTGAAGTACCAAAGTATCAGTAACAAAGTTCAGAAGCAGTCGAAGGCATATTGCCATGACAAAGGCGGGTGAAGATTGAATGCGTACCATGTGCGGGTTGTCTAAAGGCGTAGACGCCGCAATTCCTCCCCCAACTGCCTGAACAACAAGACTGACAATGTCGCATCCCAAGAAAAATGTCGTGTACGAGCGAGGCTTGATCCGGCTAATCGCTTCCCCATTGATCACGACGATGCGCCCGAGAGTTAGGTAGATGGCTGCCGCGATGAATACAGGACCGATTGTTAGAGTAATGAGATACCACAAGAAGTAGTCTCTGCTGAAAGGGTTTCCATTCAAGAGGACCCTAGCAATGTATCCAACGGTCTCCGTCAATAAGCCGAGGCAGATAGCTATCATGAAACCCCTTGTTTTGTGCTTTATGCCGAGAAAGATCTGACCGCATGCGAGCAGGGCCATAATCACCAGAAAGAGAACATTTCCGGCGACACTTGGTCGATAGCGGACGAAGCCCCATTGTTCAACGGAGCATGTGTCTAGAGTGCAGACGAATCCTGGAATGTAGCCTTCGGGGGCCGACATTGTGAACCGAGCTTTGTGGAAATGTTGGATCTTTGGAAACCTTGTTGAGGATAGGGTATCTCAACCTGCAGAGAAAGTGGAGGAACCCTCGACTGGGCGTATTTAAAGCTAACGACAGGTTGAAGGTTGAAGGTTCAAAGGCCCGTGAAAGGGGACTGGCGATACCGGCGGATTGGTAAATTGGCCCAACACGTCTCTTGGCTCAACCCCATTGTTGGCCAACCCTTCACTTTTTTTGGTAAACGATTGGATGACATGCGGGACAAATAATGACGGCTGAGATTCCCTTGGTTCCGACCTCTAGCCCAAGACTGTAGTAGGTGTATGCAAGTCGGCCCGAGACGCCTTGTGGATAATTGGGATGTAAGATTGGTGGCGCGGGGTATTCTGGCTAAATCGAATCATCCCCATGGGGGCCAGCCAAGAAGCCCACGGATCTTCGTGCCGAGAAGCTTACCacctttatataagtaagctgTGCTGTGCCGCGTGGCTGCGGCGTCTAGCTAGCCGAGCCGCACACAACTTGGCGAAGGCTTCGTAAACGCCATATCGAGATTGTGTAGACGCAAGTCATACATCCGTCACCTTATTGAGACCATACATCCTGCCATCTTTGGCACAATAGCACagaaaaggcgcgagatgaCAGATGCCGGAATTTTCGGGACCAAATCACGGCGGCAAGACTTGCTATCACATCGAAGGATCCCCTGAATCCTTCAAAACATGCATCCCCCACTAGGCAACAGTTCGGCATTCCTATCTTGGACTTATCATACGGCCTGGGCCGCGAAGGATCGCAAGTCTTCCAAAAGCGGATTTGCACTTTGGTTCAGAACTTGCCATGCGAGGCACAGCGAGCCGTCCAAAGCCGCGTTGCCGATTCGACAGTAGGCTGTCAGCTACAATCCTCAACTCCTGAACATCGATTTCTGTGATACACGAGCCTTATCTTCAGGGCTGTAGGATTCGTCATCGTAGAGGGGCTGTCAAACCTTGTTCCGATTAGCGCTCATGGTCCTACTGCCTCCTGATATTCCACCCTGAAAAGTGAGATGCCAAGTGCTCCGTGTCACTGAGGATACCTCCATGTAGGATCAAATGATGGGCACATATTGATTTCGCATTAAATGCCAGTTTCCCCAAGCACAAATAATTggattataagagattttgAAGCTCGAATACCTCGAGGAATCATTCGAACTCTCGCTTGTCGCCATCTCTTCGTCGAAATTCTTGTTGAAGCATACCTCTTGAGGCTGTTCTTATTTCGTTTAACAACATGACGGAGTCATCACCTAGTCCAATTGCCATCATTGGCATGGCATGCCGTCTGCCTGGTGGCTCGGATAACCCTTCCAAACTCTGGAATATGCTTTCAGAAGGCCGGAGTGGCTGGCGTGAGATACCCGAAGATAGATGGAACAAAGATGCGTTCTATCACCCTGACCCCGAAGCAAAAGAAGCTGTCAACTTCAAGGGCCTTTACTTCTTGGACCAAGACATTACTGCTTTTGACGCGCGTTTCTTCAACGTACACCCTCATGAAGCCCACTGCCTCGACCCACAGCAGCGCATCTTATTGGAGACGACGTATGAGGCTCTCGAAAATGCTGGGCAAACCATTGCCGGCATCAAGGGATCCGATACTTCTGTACACGTTGGAGCTTATGCTACTGAGTGAGTCCTTTATACTTGATGGAGCGAGAGTGCCTCTCAGGGAACATATGCGCCCAGGCTGGAAGCACATTCGGTCTAACGTGTGCACTCATATAGCTTTGAACGCATGGGCTACAAGGATACAGCAAGAACGCCCAAGGCCCATATGATCGGCACAGGAATCGCAATTCTCTCTAATAGAATATCCTATGTCTTTGATCTCAATGGCCCATCAAGCACAGTTGACACTGGGTGCTCAGGAAGTATGGTAGCCTTGCATCAGGCATGTCATGGGCTCCGAGCAAGGGAATCAAAGATGGCTATCGTCGCCGGTACCCAACTTGTTCTTAACCCTGATCAGATTATCCCCATGAGCAGTGTCGGGTATGTCTCATCCCTTTTGTATGTGTGATTTGTAATTTGAACAAGAGCTGACGAGGTGGACGCAGCATGACCAATCCAGATGGTAAATGCTACGTCTTTGATAGCCGCGGCGCTGGCTACGCAAGAGGCGAAGGTGTTGTCACTTTGATTCTCAAGCGTCTCGATGATGCTATTAGAGACGGTGATCGGGTTCATGCCCTCGTCCGGAACTCTGGGCTAAACCAGGACGGCAAGACAGTCGGCCTTACGCTACCCAATCCCATTGCCCAGGCGAATCTTATGCGCCTCGTGTACAAGAACGCCGGGCTGAACCCAGAAGATACTGTATACGTCGAGGCTCACGGCACGGGAACTCAAGCTGGTATGTGATTCTCACTCTATGTCCTAGCTCCAGTCTACTTCCACTTCCCTCTGCTTTTCATCACGTGTATCTACCATAGGCGGACCCTAACAATGGAGTAGGTGATAGCGCAGAGATATCGTCCATTGCGGAAGTCTTCTGTCCCGAAGGCCAACGCGAGAACGGTCTATATGTTGGCTCTATCAAGTCAAACATTGGCCATCTTGAAGCTTCAAGTGGTATCGCCGGATTGCTGAAGGCCATTCTAATCTTGAAGCATGGCGCAATCCCGCCCAACATTGATTTCATAAAGCCGAAGCCTACGCTACATCTAGAAGAGCGCAAGATAAAGGTACAAGAAGCTTCTACCTGACCATTTAGACTGCTGCTGACCATGACCCGAAGATTGCTACTGAAATGGTTCCACTCCCTGAGTCAACTGGTCCCCGCCGTGTGTCTGTCAACTCCTTTGGCTACGGCGGAACAAATGCCCCCGTCATCCTGGAAGCTCCAGCTAGCTACGAGAAAGCGGACAGCGTACTGGCTCCAGAGAAGTCAAATGGCACCAATGGGCATACCAACGGACATGCAAATGGGCACACTAATGGGCATACCACGAGAAAGAAAACGGCACAAACGGACATACAGAGGTGCAGGAAATCACGTCTCCGGATCATGGCATAAACGGATCAAACGGGATCAACGGAACCCAAGGGACTAATGGACACAACGGCCTCAACGGCAAGACCAAAGACCATGTCGAGAAGGTCGACTCGGATACTGCCAACGGGAGGACCTTGTCCAATCCCAAGCTTTTCGTCTTGTCAGCTCGATCGGAGACATCTTTGCAGGCCATGGTGGCCAATCTGCGAGGATGGGTTTCTTCCCATCACGACGCCTCTTCACTTTCTAACCTTGCTTATACTCTGTCGACTCGCAGATCAGAGCTGCAATTTCGATCAAGTGTCGCAGCGGCCAGCCATGATGAGCTCATCAGCCTTCTCGAACAGAAGCCTCGCATCACCAAGGCAGCGTCAAACTTCCGCTCCGTGTTCCTCTTCACGGGGCAGGGAGCCCAGTGGCATGCCATGGGCCGTGAGCTAACCAGGGAGAATCCGGTCTTTAGAAAGTCAATGCTCCATTCGGAGAAGATCCTGACGGATCTTGGGGCTGACTGGAGTCTAATCGAAGAGCTCTCCAAAGACGAGGACAACTCGCGAGCTGGGCAGGCTGAGATCTCCCAGCCCTCTACCACAGCGGTTCAAATTGCATTGGTAGATCTCCTCAAGAGCTACCAAGTCTTCCCCAATCTTGTCCTCGGACATAGTAGTGGTGAAATAGCTGCTGGTTATGCTGCCGAGGCCTTAGACCACGCAACTGCGCTCGAGATATCGTACAGGCGCGGATTCATGTCGCAGGCATGCGCGCGTGTCATCTCGAGCAGAGGCGCGATGATGGCTGTCGGCTTGGGCGAAGACGATGTCAAGAAATACATTGAGCAGACCAAGACAGGGCTCATCTGCGTCGCATGTGTCAACTCCCCTGTCAGCACAACCATTTCTGGAGACGAGACTGCCATCGACGAGCTCAAACAAATCCTTGACGAGGAGTCCATATTCAACCGAAAGTTGAAGGTGGACACGGCCTACCACTCTCATCACATGAAGAAGGTTGCAGCCGAATATCTCGAGTCCATCGCGCACATCGAAGCGCGCACTCCGAACCCTGCCATCAAGTTCTACTCTTCTGTTGCCGTTGCACACAAGACATCTGGTTTCGATGCTCAGTACTGGGTTGACAACCTGGTGTCTCCAGTCCGCTTTGGAAATGCCTTGGAGCTCCTCTGTCGCACAGAACTCGCGGACCTCGAGCCAGCGCCCCTCACTCTATTCACCGAGGTGGGCCCTCACGGTGCCCTGGCAGGTCCAGTCCGGCAGACTATTCAGGGGCTCAATTTGACTAGCTTCAAGTCAAGTTACCTATCCACCCTGTCTCGAGGCCGTGATGCTGCGATCACCCTTCTTGAGACAGCTGGCAAGCTGTTCGAGTTCGGGTACCCGGTCTCGCTACAAGCGACCCTGGGAGAAAATCAATCTGCTATGTTGGTTGATGATCTTGATCCGTATCCTTGGGATCACTCCACGAGCTTCCTCTACGAATCGAAGCTCAGCAAGGAGCATCGCTTCCGCGCGCACCCGCCACATGACCTTCTCGGCCTTCGTGTCCCGGGCACCACCAATCATGAACCCACTTGGCGCAACCTTCTCGGAGTGGGAAGCCTTCCGTGGCTTAGCGATCACATTGTCGATGGCTTCGCCATTTTCCCTGCTTCTGGATATCTCTCTATGGCTGTAGAGGCAGTGCGCCAGATCAGCGTCGACAGAAAGATTCAGGGTGTCATTTCTCAAATTCACCTGAAATATGTCTCGTTTACCAAGTCAATCATGATCCCTGAACGACGCACTGACGGACTGACATCTGATGTCGAAGTTCTCCTGACGTTGCGACCCGCCAAAAGTCTGACCGACCGTACATGGGAGACATTCCGCATTATGGCTCTATCGCCGGAGGATGTGTGGCATGAGCACTGTGCGGGACACATCATGGTTGAGTGGTCGACTAAGGAAGATGAAGTCGAGGGATTCCGCGAAGAGAAGATGGCAAATTCTAGCGGCCTCGAACATCTTCAGGAAATCATCAATGCTTGCAACACCACGATCAGTGGCGAGGAGCTTTACAAAAACTTCACCGAGAACGGCAACGTCTATGGCCCTGCTTTTGCCGGCATAGAGTCGGCGCAGATTGGCTCCCGCGGAGGCATCGCAGAGATCAAGATCCCCGATGTGAAGAGCATGATGCCTCGCAAGCATCAGCAGGAGCATGTTATCCACCCAGCCTCGCTCGATACAGTCTTCCAATTGGGACTTCCACTGTACCGGAGGGATGTTGGTAATGGGCCCGTGATGCCTACAAGCATCGATGATCTGATCATCA
The Colletotrichum lupini chromosome 6, complete sequence DNA segment above includes these coding regions:
- a CDS encoding RTA1 like protein, which encodes MIDVGTNILVAGLSIQVACLFAFTACSLEFLWRVKKNPEMRNPEFTDLVNSKRYKLFLFAFLFIRTVFRSVELSEGFGGKLANQEVEFMILDGTMIILACSCLTIFHPGYGFGKRWNEAKFRFRASKAKGSPQTITPGSSEKAAPETFAERL